In one window of Merismopedia glauca CCAP 1448/3 DNA:
- the rplN gene encoding 50S ribosomal protein L14 — MIQQESYLNVADNSGARKLMCIRVLGGNRRYARVGDVIIAVVKDAIPNMGVKKSDVVRAVIVRTRKELNRDSGMTIRFDDNAAVIVNADGNPRGTRVFGPVARELRDKNFTKILSLAPEVL; from the coding sequence ATGATTCAACAAGAGTCCTATCTAAACGTCGCTGATAATAGCGGTGCCCGTAAATTAATGTGCATCCGTGTTTTAGGTGGCAATCGCCGCTACGCCCGCGTGGGAGACGTAATTATCGCCGTTGTCAAAGATGCTATCCCCAACATGGGAGTCAAAAAATCTGATGTGGTGCGTGCTGTCATAGTTCGTACCAGAAAAGAACTCAATCGCGATAGCGGGATGACCATCAGATTTGACGATAACGCCGCCGTAATTGTCAACGCTGATGGTAATCCTAGAGGAACGCGGGTTTTTGGTCCTGTAGCCCGAGAATTACGGGATAAAAACTTTACTAAAATTCTTTCCCTCGCTCCAGAGGTACTCTAA
- the rpsQ gene encoding 30S ribosomal protein S17, translated as MAVKERVGVVISNKMQKTVVVAVENLAIHPKYGKVVARTKHYPAHDEENTCQQGDRVRIQETRPLSRTKRWAIVEILK; from the coding sequence ATGGCAGTTAAAGAAAGAGTAGGTGTAGTAATCAGCAATAAAATGCAGAAAACCGTGGTTGTAGCCGTAGAAAACCTAGCTATACATCCCAAATACGGCAAAGTAGTCGCTAGAACCAAGCACTACCCAGCCCACGATGAAGAAAATACATGTCAGCAAGGCGATCGCGTCCGGATTCAAGAAACTCGTCCCTTGAGTCGCACTAAACGGTGGGCGATCGTGGAAATCCTCAAATAG
- the rpmC gene encoding 50S ribosomal protein L29: protein MALPKIEEARKLSDKELVDEIVAIKRQLFELRLQQATRRLEKPHQFKHVKHRLAQLLTVETERQAAKVTN from the coding sequence ATGGCTTTGCCGAAGATTGAAGAAGCTCGCAAATTGAGTGACAAAGAACTAGTCGATGAAATTGTGGCGATCAAACGTCAATTATTTGAATTGCGTTTGCAACAAGCCACCCGCCGATTAGAGAAACCCCACCAATTTAAACACGTCAAGCATCGCTTAGCTCAATTGCTCACCGTAGAAACAGAGCGTCAAGCTGCAAAAGTAACAAATTAA
- the rplP gene encoding 50S ribosomal protein L16 has translation MLSPRRTKFRKQQRGRMEGLAHRGSDINFGDFALQAIEPAWITARQIEASRRAMNRYIRRGGKIWIRVFPDKPVTMRPAETRMGSGKGSPEFWVAVVKPGRILFEIAGVPEEVAREAMRLASHKLPIKTKFISRQQEGV, from the coding sequence ATGTTAAGTCCCAGAAGAACAAAATTCCGCAAACAACAGCGCGGGCGAATGGAAGGTTTAGCTCATAGAGGCAGTGACATCAATTTTGGTGATTTTGCTCTCCAAGCTATCGAACCTGCTTGGATTACCGCCAGACAAATCGAAGCTAGTCGGCGAGCGATGAATAGATACATCCGTCGGGGTGGCAAAATTTGGATTCGCGTCTTTCCCGATAAACCAGTTACCATGCGCCCCGCCGAAACTCGGATGGGTTCTGGTAAAGGTTCTCCCGAATTTTGGGTAGCTGTAGTTAAACCAGGGCGGATTTTATTTGAAATTGCTGGTGTTCCTGAAGAAGTAGCCAGAGAAGCAATGCGTTTAGCATCTCACAAATTACCAATTAAGACTAAATTTATCAGTCGCCAACAAGAAGGTGTCTAG
- the rpsC gene encoding 30S ribosomal protein S3 translates to MGQKIHPVGFRLGITQEHKSRWFADSRRYPELVMEDYKIRRHIAKDDGLSKAGISQVRIERKADQIDLEIHTARPGVVVGRSGSGIEKLRTELQGALGNHRQIRVNVIEVAQPDANAELIAEYITQQLERRVSFRRVVRQAIVRAQRAEVQGIKIQVSGRLNGAEIARTEWTREGRVPLHTLRADIDYAYRTAKTIYGILGVKVWIFKGEIIPGQTDIASPAQPQNKRRQNQRRRQQFEDRSE, encoded by the coding sequence GTGGGACAAAAGATACATCCAGTTGGTTTTCGCCTCGGAATTACTCAAGAACATAAATCTCGCTGGTTTGCCGATTCCAGAAGATATCCAGAGTTAGTCATGGAAGACTACAAGATTCGGCGACACATAGCTAAAGATGATGGATTGAGTAAAGCCGGTATTTCCCAAGTTCGGATCGAACGCAAAGCCGACCAAATCGATTTAGAAATCCATACTGCTAGACCCGGTGTCGTTGTAGGCAGAAGTGGAAGTGGAATTGAGAAGTTACGCACCGAATTACAAGGTGCTTTGGGAAATCACCGCCAAATCCGCGTTAATGTGATTGAAGTAGCTCAACCAGATGCCAATGCCGAACTAATTGCTGAGTACATCACTCAACAACTAGAAAGACGGGTATCTTTCCGCCGAGTAGTGCGTCAAGCTATTGTCCGCGCTCAAAGAGCCGAAGTTCAAGGGATTAAAATTCAAGTTAGCGGTCGTCTCAATGGGGCAGAAATCGCGAGAACTGAATGGACTCGCGAAGGTAGAGTGCCATTACATACCTTGAGAGCCGATATTGACTACGCTTATCGCACCGCTAAGACTATTTACGGAATTTTGGGCGTTAAAGTCTGGATTTTTAAAGGTGAGATTATTCCAGGTCAAACCGATATTGCTAGCCCTGCTCAACCCCAAAACAAACGCCGCCAAAATCAACGCCGTCGCCAACAATTTGAAGACCGCTCTGAATAA
- the rplV gene encoding 50S ribosomal protein L22 translates to MAVDNQETKAIARYIRMSPHKVRRVLDQIRGRSYRDALMILEFMPYRACDPVLKVLRSAVANAEHNANLDPSTLIISQAFADQGPPLKRFRPRAQGRAYKIRKPTCHITVAVAAVDED, encoded by the coding sequence ATGGCAGTTGATAATCAAGAAACTAAAGCTATAGCCCGCTACATCAGAATGTCCCCCCACAAAGTCCGGCGGGTACTAGATCAAATTCGCGGTCGCTCTTATAGAGACGCATTAATGATCCTAGAATTTATGCCATATCGGGCTTGCGACCCCGTACTCAAAGTTTTGCGCTCTGCTGTAGCCAACGCCGAACACAATGCCAATCTCGACCCAAGTACGCTAATTATTTCTCAAGCCTTCGCTGATCAAGGACCACCTTTAAAACGGTTTCGCCCTAGAGCGCAAGGAAGAGCCTATAAAATTCGCAAGCCTACTTGCCACATCACAGTCGCAGTCGCGGCAGTTGATGAGGATTAA
- the rpsS gene encoding 30S ribosomal protein S19 — translation MSRSLKKGPFVADHLMKKIEALNERGEKQVIKTWSRASTVLPQMLGHTIAVHNGRQHVPVYISDQMVGHKLGEFAPTRTFRGHSKSDKKAGR, via the coding sequence ATGAGTCGTTCTCTCAAAAAAGGCCCCTTCGTCGCTGACCACCTGATGAAGAAAATCGAAGCTCTCAACGAGCGTGGCGAAAAACAAGTCATTAAAACTTGGTCTAGAGCTTCAACTGTCTTACCCCAAATGTTAGGACATACAATTGCTGTTCACAACGGTCGTCAACACGTACCTGTATATATCAGCGATCAAATGGTCGGTCATAAATTAGGAGAATTTGCTCCTACCCGTACTTTTAGGGGACATTCTAAAAGTGATAAGAAAGCAGGTAGGTAA
- the rplB gene encoding 50S ribosomal protein L2 yields the protein MGTRSYRPTSPGTRQLTVSDFSEITRSEPEKSLTKNKHCPQGRNNRGVITSRHKGGGHKQLYRMIDFRRDKRNLIAKVATIEYDPNRNARIALLHYQDGEKRYILHPVGLNVGAVVTAGVNAPIEVGNALPLANIPLGTNVHNVEMTPGKGGQIVRSAGATAQVVAKEGNYVTLKLPSGEIRMIRRECYATIGQVGNVDARNLSDGKAGRTRWKGKRPHVRGSVMNPVDHPHGGGEGRAPIGRSGPVTPWGKPTLGAKTRKRNKPSSALIVRRRRKASKRGRGGRQS from the coding sequence ATGGGCACTCGTTCTTACCGACCAACTAGTCCTGGAACCCGTCAATTGACGGTTTCCGATTTTTCGGAAATTACTCGTAGCGAACCGGAAAAATCCCTCACTAAAAACAAGCATTGCCCTCAAGGACGCAATAACCGAGGGGTAATTACCAGTCGCCATAAAGGTGGCGGTCACAAACAACTCTATCGGATGATTGATTTCCGTAGAGACAAGCGCAATCTGATTGCCAAAGTGGCTACCATCGAATATGACCCCAACCGCAATGCCAGAATCGCCCTACTTCACTACCAAGACGGTGAAAAGCGTTATATTCTGCATCCAGTCGGCTTAAATGTGGGGGCTGTAGTCACTGCTGGCGTTAATGCTCCTATTGAGGTAGGCAATGCCTTACCCTTAGCCAACATTCCTCTAGGTACTAACGTTCACAACGTCGAAATGACCCCAGGTAAAGGCGGTCAAATAGTTCGTTCCGCAGGAGCTACCGCTCAAGTGGTCGCCAAAGAAGGAAACTACGTCACTCTCAAGTTACCTTCTGGAGAAATTCGGATGATCCGCCGCGAGTGCTACGCCACCATCGGTCAAGTCGGTAACGTAGATGCTCGCAACTTAAGTGATGGGAAAGCAGGCAGAACTCGTTGGAAAGGGAAGCGCCCCCACGTCAGAGGTAGCGTCATGAACCCAGTCGATCACCCACATGGTGGTGGAGAAGGCAGAGCGCCTATCGGTCGCAGTGGTCCTGTGACACCTTGGGGTAAACCAACTTTGGGTGCTAAAACTCGCAAACGCAATAAACCTAGTAGCGCTCTGATCGTTCGTCGTCGTCGTAAAGCTTCCAAGCGCGGTCGTGGCGGTCGTCAGTCATAG
- a CDS encoding 50S ribosomal protein L23 gives MRRIETRDLPDLIRRPIVSEKATILLEGNQYVFEVVPQATKPQIKAAIEIIFDVKVTSVNTMNLPRKKRRVGKYLGYKSQYKKTIVTLAQGSSIALFPEV, from the coding sequence GTGAGGAGAATTGAAACCCGCGACTTACCAGACTTGATTCGTCGCCCCATTGTGAGCGAGAAAGCGACCATCTTACTAGAAGGCAATCAGTACGTCTTTGAAGTAGTACCTCAAGCTACCAAGCCCCAAATCAAAGCAGCGATCGAAATCATATTTGATGTCAAGGTAACTAGTGTTAACACCATGAACTTACCTCGCAAAAAGCGGCGGGTGGGGAAATATCTTGGGTACAAATCCCAATATAAAAAAACGATCGTCACTCTAGCTCAAGGAAGTTCCATTGCTCTCTTCCCAGAAGTTTAG
- a CDS encoding 50S ribosomal protein L4: protein GGVIFGPKPRDFEIKMNRKERRLALRTALQGRSEDLIVVEDFNTQLSRPKTKELAQAIARWGVEEGGKVLLIVAEKDENIGLSARNIPNIRLILANYLNIYDLLNADQIVATASALAKIQEVYSEEN from the coding sequence GTGGTGGCGTGATTTTTGGTCCCAAACCCAGAGACTTTGAGATCAAAATGAACCGCAAAGAGCGCCGTCTAGCCTTAAGAACCGCTTTGCAAGGTCGCTCGGAAGACTTGATCGTAGTCGAAGACTTTAACACTCAGCTTTCCAGACCAAAAACCAAAGAATTGGCTCAGGCTATAGCCCGTTGGGGAGTCGAAGAGGGAGGCAAAGTTCTGCTGATAGTTGCGGAAAAAGACGAAAATATAGGGCTTTCGGCACGAAATATCCCCAATATCAGGCTGATTTTAGCCAACTATCTGAATATTTACGACCTGCTCAACGCCGACCAGATCGTAGCGACAGCATCTGCCCTAGCCAAGATCCAGGAGGTTTACAGTGAGGAGAATTGA